One region of Kogia breviceps isolate mKogBre1 chromosome 17, mKogBre1 haplotype 1, whole genome shotgun sequence genomic DNA includes:
- the ZNF572 gene encoding zinc finger protein 572 isoform X2, producing MPLTWSQECETECDDSCENDGNLENQGNSTGKEGKPNHWGWDPGQHTRAAVWQTSSFGDKPFKCSECWKSFNNSSHLRTHQRTHSGEKPYKCSECGKCFSNSSHLIQHLRTHTGEKPYQCGECGKSFSNTSHLIIHERTHTGEKPYKCPECGKSFSSSSHLIQHHRSHTGEKPYECPVCGKCFSHSYVLVEHQRTHTGEKPYKCPDCGKSFSQSSSLIRHQRTHTGEKPYKCPECGKSFGCNSTLIKHQRIHTGEKPYQCTECGKNFSRSSNLITHRKMHTGGKPYKCCECGKSFGLSSHLIRHQRTHTGEKPYRCSECWKTFSQSSTLVIHQRTHTGEKPYKCPDCGECFSQSFNLIRHRRTHIGEKPYKCTDCEKCFSRSAYLIQHQKIHIEKSSASPEVEDFPHEWTWKNCSGEMALISSFSVPNSSPS from the exons atgccattgacatGGTCCCAGGAATGTGAAACTGAGTGTGATGATTCCTGTGAGAATGATGGCAACTTGGAGAATCAGGGAAATTCtacaggaaaagagggaaaaccCAATCACTGGGGATGGGACCCAGGACAACATACCAGGGCTGCCGTCTGGCAGACTTCATCCTTCGGGGACAAACCCTTCAAATGTTCTGAGTGTTGGAAAAGCTTCAATAATAGTTCTCATCTTCGAACTCACCAGAGGACCCACTCAGGAGAAAAACCTTATAAATGTTCTGAGTGTGGGAAATGCTTCAGTAACAGCTCTCACCTGATTCAGCATCTGAGAACACACACAGGCGAGAAGCCCTACCAGTGTGGCGAATGTGGGAAAAGCTTCAGCAACACCTCCCATCTTATTATCCATGAAAGAACTCACACgggagagaaaccctataaatgtCCTGAGTGTGGGAAGAGTTTCAGTAGCAGCTCTCACCTTATTCAGCATCACAGATCACATACaggtgaaaaaccatatgaaTGTCCGGTTTGTGGGAAATGCTTCAGCCACAGTTATGTCCTAGTAGAACATCAGAGGACCCACACTGGAGAAAAACCTTATAAGTGCCCCGACTGTGGGAAGAGTTTTAGTCAGAGTTCTAGTCTGATTCGCCACCAGCGGACACACACAGGTGAGAAGCCCTACAAATGTCCTGAGTGTGGAAAAAGCTTTGGTTGCAATTCTACTCTAATAAAGCATCAGAGAATACATACAGGAGAAAAACCCTATCAGTGTACAGAATGTGGGAAGAATTTCAGTCGAAGTTCAAACCTTATTACACACCGGAAGATGCACACAG GAGGGAAACCATATAAATGTTGTGAATGTGGAAAGAGTTTTGGCCTTAGCTCCCACCTCATAAGACATCAGAGAACACATACAGGAGAAAAACCTTACAGATGTTCTGAGTGTTGGAAAACTTTTAGTCAGAGTTCCACCCTGGTGATTCACCAAAGGAcgcacacaggagagaaaccttataAATGTCCTGACTGTGGTGAGTGCTTCAGTCAAAGCTTTAACCTTATCAGGCATCGGAGGACCCACATAGGAGAAAAACCTTACAAATGTACTGACTGTGAGAAATGCTTCAGCAGAAGTGCCTATCTCATTCAGCATCAgaaaattcatatagaaaagtCTTCTGCGTCTCCTGAAGTTGAAGATTTTCCTCATGAATGGACTTGGAAAAACTGTTCTGGGGAAATGGCTCTTATCTCTTCATTTTCAGTCCCAAATTCATCTCCCTCCTGA
- the ZNF572 gene encoding zinc finger protein 572 isoform X1 — translation MEQEQKLLVSDSNGFTERESLKSTFTGDESKNNLETVQHSNSKADKERASKWSKSDGLQNCKHEDTKKMPLTWSQECETECDDSCENDGNLENQGNSTGKEGKPNHWGWDPGQHTRAAVWQTSSFGDKPFKCSECWKSFNNSSHLRTHQRTHSGEKPYKCSECGKCFSNSSHLIQHLRTHTGEKPYQCGECGKSFSNTSHLIIHERTHTGEKPYKCPECGKSFSSSSHLIQHHRSHTGEKPYECPVCGKCFSHSYVLVEHQRTHTGEKPYKCPDCGKSFSQSSSLIRHQRTHTGEKPYKCPECGKSFGCNSTLIKHQRIHTGEKPYQCTECGKNFSRSSNLITHRKMHTGEKSYETSEYEGSLSQNCSVIDEYRIQPGGKPYKCCECGKSFGLSSHLIRHQRTHTGEKPYRCSECWKTFSQSSTLVIHQRTHTGEKPYKCPDCGECFSQSFNLIRHRRTHIGEKPYKCTDCEKCFSRSAYLIQHQKIHIEKSSASPEVEDFPHEWTWKNCSGEMALISSFSVPNSSPS, via the exons ATGGAACAAGAGCAAAAACTGTTGGTCTCAGATTCTAATGGCTTCACAGAGAGGGAGAGTTTGAAAAGCACTTTTACAG GAGATGAAAGTAAGAATAATTTGGAAACTGTTCAACACAGTAACTCTAAGGCAGATAAAGAGAGAGCCTCAAAATGGTCTAAAAGTGATGGCCTACAAAATTGTAAGCATGAGGACaccaaaaaaatgccattgacatGGTCCCAGGAATGTGAAACTGAGTGTGATGATTCCTGTGAGAATGATGGCAACTTGGAGAATCAGGGAAATTCtacaggaaaagagggaaaaccCAATCACTGGGGATGGGACCCAGGACAACATACCAGGGCTGCCGTCTGGCAGACTTCATCCTTCGGGGACAAACCCTTCAAATGTTCTGAGTGTTGGAAAAGCTTCAATAATAGTTCTCATCTTCGAACTCACCAGAGGACCCACTCAGGAGAAAAACCTTATAAATGTTCTGAGTGTGGGAAATGCTTCAGTAACAGCTCTCACCTGATTCAGCATCTGAGAACACACACAGGCGAGAAGCCCTACCAGTGTGGCGAATGTGGGAAAAGCTTCAGCAACACCTCCCATCTTATTATCCATGAAAGAACTCACACgggagagaaaccctataaatgtCCTGAGTGTGGGAAGAGTTTCAGTAGCAGCTCTCACCTTATTCAGCATCACAGATCACATACaggtgaaaaaccatatgaaTGTCCGGTTTGTGGGAAATGCTTCAGCCACAGTTATGTCCTAGTAGAACATCAGAGGACCCACACTGGAGAAAAACCTTATAAGTGCCCCGACTGTGGGAAGAGTTTTAGTCAGAGTTCTAGTCTGATTCGCCACCAGCGGACACACACAGGTGAGAAGCCCTACAAATGTCCTGAGTGTGGAAAAAGCTTTGGTTGCAATTCTACTCTAATAAAGCATCAGAGAATACATACAGGAGAAAAACCCTATCAGTGTACAGAATGTGGGAAGAATTTCAGTCGAAGTTCAAACCTTATTACACACCGGAAGATGCACACAGGTGAGAAATCCTATGAAACGTCTGAATATGAAGGAAGTTTGAGTCAGAACTGCAGTGTGATAGACGAATACAGAATCCAGCCAGGAGGGAAACCATATAAATGTTGTGAATGTGGAAAGAGTTTTGGCCTTAGCTCCCACCTCATAAGACATCAGAGAACACATACAGGAGAAAAACCTTACAGATGTTCTGAGTGTTGGAAAACTTTTAGTCAGAGTTCCACCCTGGTGATTCACCAAAGGAcgcacacaggagagaaaccttataAATGTCCTGACTGTGGTGAGTGCTTCAGTCAAAGCTTTAACCTTATCAGGCATCGGAGGACCCACATAGGAGAAAAACCTTACAAATGTACTGACTGTGAGAAATGCTTCAGCAGAAGTGCCTATCTCATTCAGCATCAgaaaattcatatagaaaagtCTTCTGCGTCTCCTGAAGTTGAAGATTTTCCTCATGAATGGACTTGGAAAAACTGTTCTGGGGAAATGGCTCTTATCTCTTCATTTTCAGTCCCAAATTCATCTCCCTCCTGA